The genomic DNA CATTTTAGAGACAAAATTTATGAACTCTCATGTTATATTCATCAGGTAACAAACCACAGTGGCTCCATGTCTGTCAGTTTCCGTATTTTTATCAATGAATAGATCCAAACAttgttgttcaaaaaaaaaaaaaaatccaaacattatcttaatgaaataaattaagtttgtttccataataaaataaaaaatcccccATAGGGTGAGGTGGGTGGCATTTAACATGGGAAGGATGAttcctttcccaccatgggaaagatGAATTATGACCtttgatatattaataaaaatattcaatggTTGAGATTGTTCACTTGTAACCTATtgttactttttgtttttaaaaattgcaCAAAAATTATGACCCCACATGATAAATGTTTaatggtattttattttaataaaggaCAATGGGCATGTGATCATGTACATGATGCTTACTGGGTTTCATTACCCTTCAACACCATTTGTTCTAGTTAGAGACCtaataattattcatctttttctttctaaaattcTTCTGATCCATTCTCAGTCAAACCTGCCATTTTCTTTCCCTTTGTCCAGATCTATAATTTGAAGCtttaaatgttgattttgatttctagattttgagaaaatgaatggGAATCACAGATGGAAAATCCTAGAACATTAATTAACGATTCTGAGCTGCACTGAAGAGAAAGAACAATCTTCTAACAAAGAGGAggttttggtttatgttttcctATAAGGTTTCTAGGTACATATACTTCAATGAAGAGAAAGAACAAGTTTTtaattttgggagaaaaaaatgataagatttgatataacaaaaataattgcattaattaaaaaaacaacatgTTGAGTGTTTGTGAATTCATTTTATTAAGTTTAAGAAGATAGATGCAAGCCTCTCTTCAACAAGCAATCAGGAAACAAGTGAAGGTGTGAGattttctttcatgttttttGAAGCTTCTCTTCATGTTGCTCGTTGTGGTTGAAGAACAAGGAGGAGAGAAGAGTGGGGTCTGTGGAGAAAAGTACTGGTTTTTTGGTGTAGATAGCACTGTTTTTTAAATGGGGGGTGTAGTTCACACTTCACAGTTTAGTATAATAAgccattaatgatttttttgtctaagctACCATACCAAACAAAGCCAATTGCAACTTGTTCAACTAGCAGCTGCAGGTCAAAATCTATCTTTCCCATGGTAGGAAAATCTTTCTCCTACCCACCCTAAATGGCACCTGCGAGGTGTTATCCATGTCCCCATCCGAAACTTGTTTCGAGTAATTTCTCGTCTCCGTAATCCATCTCCACAAGAAGAAAATATCTCTATCGACGGGGCCCCAAGTATAAGATACTCTCCACCAAAATATCCACTCAAGTTAACATCCCTAGTCTCTTGTTTGAGGACAATGAAGCTTAGCGCATCTCATATTCTGCTCATTATTACCTTTTATCGAGTTTCTAGTAGATACCTTATGGCATTGGCAAAGACACTATTGTATAGGGTCTTTAAATCGAGCGTCCCTAACACTTACGGTGGAATTAAGACTAAAAAAGTAACTTGATCTATAAATTTGGCGTCTGTAACACTATAGCGGAATTAGAGACAGATTACGTCTTCTAATAATACTATTAAGTTTACACTTTTTATATCTTgacacaaaattgattttgagttgaatCCATTTGGACTCACCAACATATTAGTGGGTTTGTGAATCACCACCACCTCCGGCACATGgggaaaagaaagaaggaaggAAGTTGCAGCTTCTCCCCCCGTGCAATGTCATAGGGAGTGGGGACATAAGATTATGACACCACTCACTCGGCCAAACCAAAGAGGATCAGTTTGTTTTACCTACTGTACTATCCTGATTGATGCGATGCGGACCCTAATCGCGTAAGCCGAAGACCTTTTCTATTTTCTGAAAAAcactagaatcaattttggaggAGCAAAGGGTCTGCCTTTACCTTTTCCTTGTCCGCTTTTCAATTTCAGTTGACAAGTGCTATGatgaaaaaagttaaaaactcAAACAGAATCACAAATCGTATCTTCCAAACACAAAACAATCAATATCTTTCAACAACgtaactattgtattgtattgtactACACAAACACACGAACTACGGAGTacagacataaaataaaaataagtaaaagaAAATGCATCGATCGATCTAGATCCCCATCCAGTATGTTAATTATATTTACCCAGTGTAGATGTGAACACCAACAGCAATGAGTAAAATAGTGATGAGTCCAAAGTAAATGATGGCATGAACAAGAATGGAAGCTCCACTTGTTTGCATGTTCCCAAACTCAATCACCTTTCCTCGACCAGGTATTTGAAACAGAAGACCCGGACTCAACAGCACAAACAGCACCACCGCTATGATCACCGGACCCCAATCAGCCATTTTCTGAACCTTTTGCAGAGCACCGAACGAGAGAAAGAAGGATTTTTGTGTGACCACAAGTAGTTTGTGGCCTTTTGGAGAAGGATCTAGAACTGTTTAGGAGGAGTAGGAGAGACgtttatgtttgatttgatttgaggGTTTGTGCACACGAAATaagataattgtatgattgccACGTGTCCGGTCTGATTTCGATTTAACGGCTCAGATGATGACTCTCTCGCGATACGGAAAcggtagtattttattttaaattttttacgtATACTTCATTCAGAACAGGTCCAATTGTCCTAAACATGGTCGGTGCAGCTGTATCCCGTTTCACATTTTTTCTGTGTGCTATGATTTTGCTATTTCGATACCAAATTAACAGGAACTATTTTTGGCCCATTAATTAACAAAGATAAGATGGGTTTCATcttgtaaattataaattttctccTATCTCttcccaaaaaaatttctcaTCCTCTCGTGATCAAacggaaataaaatatataaaatatgttttttttactttttaaaacatgattttttcaGAGGGATTCTTCAaacatcgttttttttttttggtatttaaaACATACTCGTTTTAAAGTGAACTAAACCAACGATACATCACGATAATTTCctactcttttttatttcaatttttaaatacgTACTCTAATTTTTAAACACCCCAATTTTCACATACGTACTCTAATTTAAAATCTTGTATTATCTCTCTCGGTGTCCAAGTTTCAAATTAAGTATATGGATAATCTTATAGCCAAATGATCTCTTGGAAAACTAGTATATTTCTATCTCTTTTCATATCATATGGTTAATCTATCATCTATCATACACATGTCACAGACATATGCATATTTATTGCACTTgctatattttgaaatttctgGTTTGAAaaggatattattttttttatgtaagtaAAACCAAGAGTTTAAGATATCATATGTACTCCCTTTAGTTTTAGATATAAACAAAAGTTaaaatgtatttgatttttcttaaaaaaaatagagaaatgatatttgaacattcattttttaacaatttttgtgacaactctcTATCATATATTGtacttttattctctttcttccttttctctctattgctttcttccttttctctctattgctatTGTCCAATAAAAATAGAGGAAAAAGGTTGTCActaaaaattgttgaaaattggttgtcaaaaatatcattcttcaaaaaaataatgtagttggaaagtgtaaatgttattcttattattatggcttaaatatattttgacttttgatcGTATTTAAAATCGGAAAGAgtaattgttattgtttttttgggAATACAAGGCAAAATAGGGGGAAAAAAGAGAAGAGCAAGACTAAAGCATATCCAACAAAATCATTAAGTGGTAACTAggctacccatgaaagaatgatgggtagtttaccccaaccaatacacattagccacataagcacatattcatgaattattttgatcccacaaataaattgctcattttcattgattggtgggtaaattacccatcattctttAAAGGTaagtaatttagaaaaaaaccAAATCATAAAGGGTTTTAACGCGGGTAAACTAAATATGTAAAGCATTGGACCGTAGAAGAAGGTGTATTCCATTAAGGGGACTATGAATGTCTGCAAGCCCACAATGTTCCTTGCATCAAACTTCGCCGAAAAATTTGCCGCAACATTAGCCTCCCTCCAAGTGTGGTTCATTTGGATGCTCCAAGCACGAGACACCAGCTCCTTGATGTTACTAATATGAGCCGCGTACAAATACCAAGTATTCACGTTTGTGGTGATCAATTGAATAGCCAAAGCAAAATTCGAGTAGCAAATATTGTATGTGTACCCCGTCTCCCAAGCAACCCACAAACCATGATAAATTGCCATCAATTCTGCATGAAGAATAGATGAGATGCCAATGTTTTCTTTGAATCCAAATATCCAAGAACCATCATGTTTTCTCAAACTACTACCATCAACATTAAGCACAATGGCCAAACTAGCCATTAGATGCCAAGAAAACCAGTGTCTCGTCTCAGCTTCAATTCCACCTGAATTAAAAACCTTGTTAATGATGAATGCATGCCGTTATATCTCCACCTTCAGTTGAAAAATTGAGACGGTTTCACTCTCCATGCATAATAAATTGTGCGCCCTCCAAACCCACCAACAAATGGCTAAGAAAATGCTATGTCTATCACATTTAGATTCCCTTCTCAACCACGCCAAGATAAATTGATCCATGAAAAAATTGATGTTATCAAAACCAATGGATAACCACAACTATTTGACAGAACCATGGACACTGAAACAGTGAAAAATGCTTTCAATTGCCATTGTACACCTCGGGCAAGAGGGAGATTGAAGCATTCCCCGGTTTGTTTGGCATGGCTCTCGTGGGGATAGCTTGGTGGCAAGCAGCCCAAATgagaaacttcatcttctctaGTATAGTAACAGGACAGACCCACTTCCAATACCCTGCAATATCAAGCAttgtaacaacatcataatgtCTCATAAGCATTGATACCTTGCTTTTGCACTATACACTCTATCATTATTACCCTTCCAAGTGAAACTGTCTCGAATACCATCATTCAAACGTAAAAGAATTAATGTTATACTCTCCCTCCCTAACATGATCTCATAGTGTAGTGTATAATTGATCCAATCTCCAACGACCCCCATAAAAGATATCATCCATAGACAAATGCAAATCATGAATATCCAAATACAAGACCTGGTTGTCAAGCCTACCAAAATTAATTAGTACACGAAGCAAATGTATAATCTATCCagtgtaattaatgtatcttgtctataatataaactaaatacattatttatactgaatcaaaaaagtcaaatatttcttataaataagaccggAAGAAGTACGTAGTAAAGAAgagtaaataaaattataacaatcaaatcactaaaaataaagacatattgataaaaactcaaaaattatttaaaatgatgtaaaatacaaagattaaaatatgatatgatttatataatataaccGTGGTTCACTAAGAATCTAAGACATCGGTATcaaggttgttttttttttttaaagatagtTAGTATTAAGGTTGTTGATacgagtaaaaaaaaaaaaaggaaatgttaacttgtgcctttagGGTACATGTTAAAGAATTCCattgataaaaattatgtattgaaaattgtaattatttattactcaaaatgtttaatattaatatttttccacTAAATTCTTACTATCAGTAGAATGAAATTAatgcttaacatgtgccctaaagGCACACGTTAATATGACCCAAAAAATTCTTACCATTGGTGGAATGAAATTAATGGTTTCTAAGAGCATAAGTTAAcatgatccaaaaaaaaaaatcaataaaaaaccattaattaaaaaaataaaagagtaactCGAAAAAGAAATGGTGACGTGCAGCAGTGCGATTGTAGCCATTAAAATCGGCTTCAAGTTCTCCTCTCCTTTCGTCCCGCCTTTTTTCTTCCAACCATCCTCACAATGCAATCTTccctctttttctctctatctctctccttTTCTCTCTCCTCGCCGGCTGGTCACCGGTTCCATTCTCCGATCACTTTCCCGACCACTTCCATTCCTCCAATCCCGATTAACTCTCcgatcatttttattatttcccCTTTTGGTGAGTTTCATATAATCTTTTGAATTTgtttcaatcatgcatgttttcATTACTCTAACATTTGATTTGTATTCAGCTATAGTACTCAATAACAAAGTTAACGCAAAATGTCTCGAAAGAGTGGTTCGTTCTCAACTAGCCCTACTCGCTCAAGGAATAAGACAACTGGGTTTTCACCTCCTCCTAGACCATTTCATCCTATGCGCCCCACCACCACGTACATTCTCTTCCTCATTCCCTTATAATTACTGATCTTGAATGTTTTGTGTTGAATTGAATATTCAATACTCGATTTAATTTcattgataaaatgaaattgaaaattgaattggAGTTAAAGATCCTCTCCATATCCTCAATGTctatgattttcattttttttatttataagttcATAATTTTTTGAGTTGCCATAACTACAAAGAGAATAATCTTAAAATGTCTATTTCTAATAAgcgttaataggtctttaccccctgtaatataggtcatttccgggggaaaaccagaaatgacctatattacaggggtaaagacctattaacccttctAATAATTGTAGCTTAATCCAATTGATTTATTACAATGACGCGTATAATCAATGAGAAAAATTATGGTTTGAACGAATTCTTAAATACACTCaattagattattttaaaaaaaaaatccattcgTGATAgctacatttattttttgttgacaatttcGTGATAGCTGCATTGAAATGTTCTACATTGATCTTTTTAATAcatatgttgtttttattgttaaattttgGTCTGTCAATATAGTTGGGATTCACCTCTACCTTATATAGTGTTGCTTTGCATTCTATTTCTGTCAGGATAAAGATAAACATTGAAAGATTctattattttgaatcattggataatgatgatgatgatagatTCTCACAATAGCTTACAAGTATATTGAATTGATGCGATCATGAGTTCATTATAGATGTAGAAGGAAACCTTTAAGTGCTGTTTTGCGAGCATCTTATTGAgaatacttagaaaaatatgCATATGAAAATGAGGAAACGAATCAtcgttaatttaattaatattacattcTAAATGAATATTCTTAAACCTGTTAAGATAGAAATAACAATCTAGGACACCACACTGTAACatacttttatgttttcctGCACTTGCTTTGtcaacaatttttatttgcATGCACTGAtagttttgtttcttcttccaatTGGATCAGGGGAGAGCGAACTGTGAAATCATTGCGACTTTCAAAGGCATTGACAGTGCCTGAAACAACAACAGTCTATGAAGCTTGTCGTCGAATGGCTGTTCGCAGAGTAGATGCTCTGTTACTAACTGATTCTAATGCTTTGCTCTGTGGAATCCTCACAGACAAGGTATGACTCGATCTTCCTTTTATTACTTTgacaagagagaaaaatatggaAAGGAATGGAATTGGATTTCTGCACAAAAAGCATGCATAACTGGCTGTCCTATTTTTTGTGGTTAAAGGATATATTAACAAGAGTTATTGCGCGTGAAGTTAATCTTGAAGACACACCTTGTTCCAAGGTTATGACAAGGAATCCAGTATTCGTCCTTACCGACACTCTTGCCGTCGAAGCACTCCAAAAGATGGTGCAAGGTTGGTCATACATGTCACAATGTTTATCATTACTTCATGCTATATGCTATTTGCCTGTTACATTATGCCGTCGTGCCTTCTGAAGACAAGGCTGATTTATGTTTTGCAGGGAAATTCAGACATTTACCGGTAGTGGAGAATGGAGAAGTGGTTGCTATCCTTGACATAGCCAAGTGTTTATATGATGCCATTGCTCGTATGGAAAGGGCAGCTGAGAAAGGAAAGGCAATTGCAGCAGCTGTTGAAGGTATCGACAAACACTGGGGAGCATCTGCCTCTGGTTTGtagattaatttctttttgcaCATCTTACTCTCTTGTTTCTAATTAGGACAACATTAGCAGTGTTTTAAGCTAGGCTCCCATTTTCCATATCAGCCAAATTTTGTTTcatgttaatttggtctatgtACAGGATCCAATTCATCATTCATTGATACTCTTCGGGAGCAAATATTTAAGCCATCATTGTCTACAATCATTCCTGAGAATTCAAAGTAGGTAATACCTTTTTTtgtttaagctaaagaaaaatCACATGTTTTAGTTAGTTTTCGTGTTTGGAGTTATCATCGA from Medicago truncatula cultivar Jemalong A17 chromosome 8, MtrunA17r5.0-ANR, whole genome shotgun sequence includes the following:
- the LOC25502017 gene encoding uncharacterized protein, translating into MADWGPVIIAVVLFVLLSPGLLFQIPGRGKVIEFGNMQTSGASILVHAIIYFGLITILLIAVGVHIYTG